From one Mytilus trossulus isolate FHL-02 chromosome 10, PNRI_Mtr1.1.1.hap1, whole genome shotgun sequence genomic stretch:
- the LOC134687850 gene encoding uncharacterized protein LOC134687850: MFLDDGLAGDKDFATALQCSKQVKLQLEDLAFLIAHKKSHWFPCQKLDWLGFTWDIKNGNIFVKEDRIEKLEKYLNFVLFQVTNGKILFRARFIASIVGKLISMHAVFGNVVRRNTRFIYDCVMSKASWQACGRITHEALSELMYWNLHCRNINTVGAKISTVTVNTLFDCEIFCDASDVGFGGYTTPFADSHFENFETFGNWTKPEMGESSTWRELECVRRVLKTFNVTENKQIKINSDNKNVEHILKVGSKKLKLQSIDTSIIDFCEVQKINLTPYWTPRTENNDADYLSRVMDHYDWGIEPSIYHYLCNLWEICTVDRFATHYNSQCERFNSKVWCPGTEAVDAFTQFWGNDVNWLVPPPILITKTLNK; the protein is encoded by the coding sequence atgtttttagATGATGGTCTTGCTGGTGATAAAGATTTTGCCACTGCTTTACAGTGTAGTAAACAAGTTAAACTTCAATTAGAAGATTTGGCTTTTTTAATAGCGCATAAAAAATCTCACTGGTTTCCTTGTCAAAAATTAGATTGGCTCGGTTTCACATGGGATATCAAAAATGGTAACATATTTGTCAAGGAAGATAGGATAgagaaattagaaaaatatttgaattttgttttgtttcaagtGACTAATGGAAAGATTTTATTCAGAGCTAGATTTATAGCAAGTATTGTTGGTAAGCTTATTTCAATGCACGCCGTTTTTGGCAATGTAGTACGTAGAAATACTAGATTTATTTATGATTGTGTTATGTCTAAAGCCAGTTGGCAAGCTTGTGGCAGAATAACGCACGAAGCTTTAAGCGAATTAATGTACTGGAATCTTCACtgtagaaatataaatacagtAGGTGCTAAGATAAGCACGGTAACAGTCAATACTTTGTTTGACTGTGAGATTTTTTGTGACGCCTCAGATGTGGGCTTTGGTGGTTATACTACACCTTTTGCTGATTctcattttgagaattttgaaacaTTTGGTAATTGGACCAAACCGGAAATGGGTGAAAGTTCTACATGGAGAGAATTAGAATGTGTCAGAAGGGTATTAAAGACATTTAATGTcactgaaaacaaacaaattaaaattaattccGATAACAAGAATGTTGAGcatattttgaaagtaggtAGCAAGAAATTGAAATTACAATCAATTGATACCTCTATTATTGATTTTTGCGAAGTTCAAAAGATTAACTTAACACCTTATTGGACACCAAGAACTGAAAATAATGATGCAGATTATCTGAGCAGAGTCATGGATCATTACGATTGGGGAATAGAACCCTcaatttatcattatttgtgTAATTTATGGGAAATTTGTACTGTAGACAGATTTGCTACACACTATAACTCTCAGTGTGAAAGATTTAATTCAAAAGTATGGTGTCCAGGGACAGAAGCTGTAGATGCTTTCACTCAGTTTTGGGGTAACGATGTAAACTGGCTCGTACCGCCACCTATCTTAATTACTAAAACtctgaataaataa